The Dermochelys coriacea isolate rDerCor1 chromosome 7, rDerCor1.pri.v4, whole genome shotgun sequence genome window below encodes:
- the LTBP3 gene encoding latent-transforming growth factor beta-binding protein 3 isoform X3 yields MPRGLALWVLLLPWLCAPGARPAAPAASERAAVARERFKVVFAPLVCKRTCLKGQCRDTCKQGSNMTLIGENGHSADTLTGSGFRVVVCPLPCMNGGQCTSRNHCLCPPEFTGRFCQVPAGRQAQAQGGQQLLQPAVLGPLEGPAGETGSSKHAIYAVQVISDAHGAGEPPAGHSPKATVSHSTFMVPLGPGHHSSEVQVHPPLLNVRVHHPPDASVQVHRIDSISTEGTGPGAQHHLIQHPAQSSMGQKPPTPHARPHTHKPLGRCFQETLPKQSCGSNPLPGLTKQEDCCGSIGTSWGQNKCHKCPHLQYSGVQKTGPIRGEHGGDCPQGYKRLNSTHCQDINECAMQGVCQNGECLNTQGSFRCACKPGHMLGPSRSQCVPEKSGEKSLCFRLVSPELQCQHPLPTKLTRQMCCCSVGKAWGARCERCPADGAAAFKEICPAGKGYHILTSHQTLTIQGESDFTLHIHPDGTTDLQQQRELPSLPPLEGDSQESEAVTTAMLPAYRTNSEEQSVDQFYASAATLGARYPEVVARPTTAMVQKVLPDQYTRSAVEIAPTQVTETDECKLNRNICGHGECVMSLSGYTCICYPGYRWHTQRRFCTDVNECEAEPCGIGKGVCMNTGGSYNCHCNRGYQLKVHKGVRSCVDIDECSKPHICGDGGACVNYPGHYKCECHPGYRLKPSRQPLCEDIDECLDTGICPDGKCENRPGTYKCSPCPPGFRGQHGICYDVDECSEETPCKHGWCENLPGSFRCTCGEGFAPAPNARSCLDVNECEDGGLCPNGVCVNTLGSFKCQCPAGFHSVKDRPRCEDINECDFPAACIGGECVNSVGSYRCLCHAGYKLVNGRKCQDIDECALDPSLCLPHGACENVDGSYMCVCDEGYTPSEDQHSCEDLEPPDNKKECYLNFDDTVFCDSVLATNITRQECCCSLGAGWGDHCEIYPCPVPNSAEFHSLCPDGKGFILDDNILNYGIPAHRDIDECSLFREEICKEGKCVNTQPGYECYCKQGFYYDGNLLECVDVDECLDESNCVNGLCENTRGAYVCTCPAPAVYNPTHKKCLAPSEIDRAADRRDICWQHRGEDSMCASPLNGYHLTYEECCCRYGKGWGFQCRACPPRNPGQQCQPSQSESNSFWDLSPLFLGKSRKEDDTSEEDSDECHCLNGRCVRTYHGAVCECPAGFQLDATRIRCLDIDECRELNQRGLLCKNERCINTSGSYRCACKPGFVRSRHHGGMCIPQRRR; encoded by the exons ATGCCCCGGGGGCTGGCCCTCTGGGTGCTCCtcttgccctggctctgtgcccccGGGGCACGGCCCGCAGCGCCCGCGGCCTCGGAGCGGGCGGCCGTCGCGCGGGAGCGCTTCAAGGTGGTCTTCGCCCCGCTGGTCTGCAAACGGACCTGCCTCAAGGGCCAGTGCCGGGACACCTGCAAGCAGGGCAGCAACATGACCCTGATCGGCGAGAACGGGCACTCGGCCGACACCCTGACCGGCTCGGGCTTCCGCGTGG tgGTGTGCCCACTGCCCTGTATGAATGGCGGGCAGTGCACATCCCGTAAccactgcctctgcccccccGAGTTTACAGGGCGCTTCTGCCAGGTGCCGGCAGGGcgccaggcccaggcccagggggggcagcagctgctgcagccggCAGTGCTGGGGCCCCTTGAGGGCCCAGCAGGTGAGACGGGCTCCAGCAAACACGCCATCTACGCCGTGCAGGTGATCTCCGATGCGCACGGTGCCGGGGAGCCACCCGCCGGCCACAGCCCCAAGGCCACCGTCAGCCACTCCACCTTCATGGTGCCCCTGGGACCTGGGCACCACTCGTCCGAAG TGCAGGTCCACCCCCCTCTGCTGAATGTGCGCGTCCACCACCCGCCCGATGCCTCCGTGCAGGTCCACCGCATCGACAGCATCAGCACCGAGGGCACCGGGCCGGGTGCCCAACACCACCTCATCCAGCACCCGGCCCAGAGCTCCATGGGCCAGAAACCCCCAACACCCCATGCCCGGCCCCATACGCACAAACCCCTGGGACGCTGCTTCCAGGAGACCCTGCCCAAACAATCT TGCGGGAGCAACCCCCTGCCAGGCCTGACCAAGCAAGAGGATTGCTGCGGGAGCATCGGCACCTCCTGGGGGCAGAACAAGTGCCATAAATGCCCCCACCTGCAGT ACTCGGGCGTGCAGAAGACAGGCCCGATCCGAGGGGAACATGGGGGTGATTGCCCACAGGGATACAAGAGACTGAACAGCACCCACTGCCAGG ACATTAACGAGTGTGCCATGCAGGGCGTGTGCCAGAATGGCGAGTGTCTCAACACCCAGGGCAGCTTTCGCTGCGCATGCAAACCTGGCCACATGCTGGGCCCATCCCGCAGCCAGTGTGTCC CGGAGAAGTCGGGGGAGAAGAGCCTGTGTTTCCGGCTGGTGAGCCCAGAGCTCCAGTGTCAACACCCACTGCCCACTAAGCTGACCCGCCAGATGTGCTGCTGCAGCGTTGGCAAGGCCTGGGGGGCCCGCTGCGAGCGCTGCCCGGCTGATGGCGCAG CTGCGTTCAAGGAGATTTGCCCAGCAGGGAAGGGCTACCACATCCTGACATCCCACCAGACCCTGACCATCCAGGGGGAGAGCGACTTCACCCTGCACATCCACCCCGACGGCACCACAGACCTGCAGCAGCAGCGTGAGCTGCCCAGCCTGCCGCCCCTCGAGGGGGACTCTCAGGAGTCCGAAG CTGTCACCACGGCCATG ctgccgGCATATCGGACCAACTCAGAGGAGCAGTCAGTGGACCAGTTCTATGCCAGTGCAGCCACCCTGGGCGCCCGCTACCCTG AGGTGGTGGCCCGACCCACGACTGCCATGGTGCAGAAGGTGCTGCCAGACCAATACACACGTAGCGCCGTGGAGATCGCACCAACACAGGTGACAG AGACGGATGAGTGCAAGCTGAACCGCAATATCTGTGGCCATGGAGAGTGCGTCATGAGTTTGTCGGGCTACACCTGCATCTGCTACCCGGGCTACCGCTGGCACACCCAGCGCAGGTTCTGCACAG ACGTGAACGAGTGTGAGGCAGAGCCGTGCGGCATCGGCAAGGGCGTCTGCATGAACACGGGTGGCTCCTACAACTGCCACTGCAACCGGGGGTACCAGCTGAAGGTGCACAAGGGCGTGCGCTCCTGCGTGG ACATTGACGAGTGCTCCAAGCCTCACatctgtggggatgggggagcctgTGTCAACTACCCTGGGCACTACAAGTGTGAATGCCATCCCGGCTACCGTCTCAAGCCTTCCCGCCAGCCCCTCTGCGAAG ACATTGATGAGTGCCTGGACACTGGCATCTGCCCCGACGGGAAGTGTGAGAACCGGCCAGGCACCTACAAATGCAGCCCCTGCCCACCGGGCTTCCGGGGCCAGCATGGGATTTGCTATG ATGTGGATGAGTGCTCTGAGGAGACTCCATGCAAACACGGCTGGTGTGAGAATCTGCCCGGCTCCTTCCGCTGCACCTGTGGGGAGGGATTTGCACCCGCGCCCAATGCCCGGAGCTGCCTGG atgTGAATGAGTGTGAGGATGGGGGGCTTTGCCCCAACGGGGTCTGTGTCAACACCCTGGGCTCCTTTAAGTGCCAATGCCCAGCTGGCTTCCACTCGGTGAAGGACAGGCCACGCTGCGAAG ACATTAACGAGTGTGACTTCCCGGCTGCCTGCATCGGGGGCGAGTGTGTCAATTCTGTGGGCTCCTACCGCTGCCTGTGCCACGCTGGGTACAAGCTGGTGAATGGCAGGAAGTGCCAAG ATATCGATGAGTGTGCACTGGACCCCAGCTTGTGCCTGCCCCATGGGGCATGCGAGAACGTGGATGGTTCCTACATGTGCGTGTGCGATGAGGGATACACCCCATCTGAGGATCAACACAGCTGTGAGG ATTTGGAGCCCCCCGACAACAAGAAGGAATGCTACCTGAACTTTGATGACACCGTCTTCTGTGACAGTGTCCTGGCCACCAACATCACCCGCCAGGAGTGCTGCTGCTcactgggggctggctggggtgaCCACTGTGAGATCTACCCCTGTCCTGTGCCCAACTCAG ctgagtTCCACTCCCTCTGCCCTGACGGGAAAGGATTCATCCTGGATGACAACATCCTGAACTATGGCATCCCTGCCCACAGGG ACATTGACGAGTGCAGCCTGTTCAGGGAGGAGATCTGCAAGGAGGGGAAGTGTGTCAACACGCAGCCGGGCTACGAGTGCTACTGCAAGCAAGGCTTCTACTACGATGGCAACCTGCTCGAGTGTGTGG atgTGGATGAGTGCCTGGACGAGTCGAACTGCGTGAACGGGCTGTGTGAGAACACGCGGGGGGCCTATGTGTGcacctgccccgcccctgccgtCTACAACCCCACCCACAAGAAGTGCCTGGCACCCAGTGAGATCG ACCGGGCAGCTGACCGGCGCGACATCTGCTGGCAGCACCGGGGGGAGGATAGCATGTGCGCCTCACCGCTCAACGGCTACCACCTGACCTACGAGGAGTGCTGCTGTCGCTACGGCAAAGGCTGGGGCTTCCAGTGCCGTGCGTGCCCCCCCCGCAACCCAG GGCAGCAGTGTCAGCCATCTCAGAGCGAGAGCAACTCCTTCTGGGACCTCAGCCCCTTGTTCCTGGGCAAGTCCCGCAAAG AGGATGACACCTCAGAGGAGGATTCAGATGAATGTCACTGCCTGAACGGCCGCTGCGTCCGGACCTACCACGGTGCAGTTTGCGAATGCCCTGCTGGCTTCCAGCTAGACGCCACCCGCATCCGCTGCCTGG ACATCGACGAGTGCCGGGAGCTGAACCAGCGAGGCCTGCTGTGCAAGAACGAGCGCTGCATCAACACCAGTGGCTCATACCGCTGTGCCTGCAAGCCAGGCTTTGTCCGATCCCGCCACCATGGAGGCATGTGCATCCCCCAGCGTCGCCGATAG
- the LTBP3 gene encoding latent-transforming growth factor beta-binding protein 3 isoform X2: MPRGLALWVLLLPWLCAPGARPAAPAASERAAVARERFKVVFAPLVCKRTCLKGQCRDTCKQGSNMTLIGENGHSADTLTGSGFRVVVCPLPCMNGGQCTSRNHCLCPPEFTGRFCQVPAGRQAQAQGGQQLLQPAVLGPLEGPAGETGSSKHAIYAVQVISDAHGAGEPPAGHSPKATVSHSTFMVPLGPGHHSSEVQVHPPLLNVRVHHPPDASVQVHRIDSISTEGTGPGAQHHLIQHPAQSSMGQKPPTPHARPHTHKPLGRCFQETLPKQSCGSNPLPGLTKQEDCCGSIGTSWGQNKCHKCPHLQYSGVQKTGPIRGEHGGDCPQGYKRLNSTHCQDINECAMQGVCQNGECLNTQGSFRCACKPGHMLGPSRSQCVPEKSGEKSLCFRLVSPELQCQHPLPTKLTRQMCCCSVGKAWGARCERCPADGAAAFKEICPAGKGYHILTSHQTLTIQGESDFTLHIHPDGTTDLQQQRELPSLPPLEGDSQESEAVTTAMLPAYRTNSEEQSVDQFYASAATLGARYPEVVARPTTAMVQKVLPDQYTRSAVEIAPTQVTETDECKLNRNICGHGECVMSLSGYTCICYPGYRWHTQRRFCTDVNECEAEPCGIGKGVCMNTGGSYNCHCNRGYQLKVHKGVRSCVDIDECSKPHICGDGGACVNYPGHYKCECHPGYRLKPSRQPLCEDIDECLDTGICPDGKCENRPGTYKCSPCPPGFRGQHGICYDVNECEDGGLCPNGVCVNTLGSFKCQCPAGFHSVKDRPRCEDINECDFPAACIGGECVNSVGSYRCLCHAGYKLVNGRKCQDIDECALDPSLCLPHGACENVDGSYMCVCDEGYTPSEDQHSCEDLEPPDNKKECYLNFDDTVFCDSVLATNITRQECCCSLGAGWGDHCEIYPCPVPNSAEFHSLCPDGKGFILDDNILNYGIPAHRDIDECSLFREEICKEGKCVNTQPGYECYCKQGFYYDGNLLECVDVDECLDESNCVNGLCENTRGAYVCTCPAPAVYNPTHKKCLAPSEIDVDECRDPGACRHGRCINTLGSFYCECSLPWMLDPSGKECQLPDMQADRAADRRDICWQHRGEDSMCASPLNGYHLTYEECCCRYGKGWGFQCRACPPRNPGQQCQPSQSESNSFWDLSPLFLGKSRKEDDTSEEDSDECHCLNGRCVRTYHGAVCECPAGFQLDATRIRCLDIDECRELNQRGLLCKNERCINTSGSYRCACKPGFVRSRHHGGMCIPQRRR; this comes from the exons ATGCCCCGGGGGCTGGCCCTCTGGGTGCTCCtcttgccctggctctgtgcccccGGGGCACGGCCCGCAGCGCCCGCGGCCTCGGAGCGGGCGGCCGTCGCGCGGGAGCGCTTCAAGGTGGTCTTCGCCCCGCTGGTCTGCAAACGGACCTGCCTCAAGGGCCAGTGCCGGGACACCTGCAAGCAGGGCAGCAACATGACCCTGATCGGCGAGAACGGGCACTCGGCCGACACCCTGACCGGCTCGGGCTTCCGCGTGG tgGTGTGCCCACTGCCCTGTATGAATGGCGGGCAGTGCACATCCCGTAAccactgcctctgcccccccGAGTTTACAGGGCGCTTCTGCCAGGTGCCGGCAGGGcgccaggcccaggcccagggggggcagcagctgctgcagccggCAGTGCTGGGGCCCCTTGAGGGCCCAGCAGGTGAGACGGGCTCCAGCAAACACGCCATCTACGCCGTGCAGGTGATCTCCGATGCGCACGGTGCCGGGGAGCCACCCGCCGGCCACAGCCCCAAGGCCACCGTCAGCCACTCCACCTTCATGGTGCCCCTGGGACCTGGGCACCACTCGTCCGAAG TGCAGGTCCACCCCCCTCTGCTGAATGTGCGCGTCCACCACCCGCCCGATGCCTCCGTGCAGGTCCACCGCATCGACAGCATCAGCACCGAGGGCACCGGGCCGGGTGCCCAACACCACCTCATCCAGCACCCGGCCCAGAGCTCCATGGGCCAGAAACCCCCAACACCCCATGCCCGGCCCCATACGCACAAACCCCTGGGACGCTGCTTCCAGGAGACCCTGCCCAAACAATCT TGCGGGAGCAACCCCCTGCCAGGCCTGACCAAGCAAGAGGATTGCTGCGGGAGCATCGGCACCTCCTGGGGGCAGAACAAGTGCCATAAATGCCCCCACCTGCAGT ACTCGGGCGTGCAGAAGACAGGCCCGATCCGAGGGGAACATGGGGGTGATTGCCCACAGGGATACAAGAGACTGAACAGCACCCACTGCCAGG ACATTAACGAGTGTGCCATGCAGGGCGTGTGCCAGAATGGCGAGTGTCTCAACACCCAGGGCAGCTTTCGCTGCGCATGCAAACCTGGCCACATGCTGGGCCCATCCCGCAGCCAGTGTGTCC CGGAGAAGTCGGGGGAGAAGAGCCTGTGTTTCCGGCTGGTGAGCCCAGAGCTCCAGTGTCAACACCCACTGCCCACTAAGCTGACCCGCCAGATGTGCTGCTGCAGCGTTGGCAAGGCCTGGGGGGCCCGCTGCGAGCGCTGCCCGGCTGATGGCGCAG CTGCGTTCAAGGAGATTTGCCCAGCAGGGAAGGGCTACCACATCCTGACATCCCACCAGACCCTGACCATCCAGGGGGAGAGCGACTTCACCCTGCACATCCACCCCGACGGCACCACAGACCTGCAGCAGCAGCGTGAGCTGCCCAGCCTGCCGCCCCTCGAGGGGGACTCTCAGGAGTCCGAAG CTGTCACCACGGCCATG ctgccgGCATATCGGACCAACTCAGAGGAGCAGTCAGTGGACCAGTTCTATGCCAGTGCAGCCACCCTGGGCGCCCGCTACCCTG AGGTGGTGGCCCGACCCACGACTGCCATGGTGCAGAAGGTGCTGCCAGACCAATACACACGTAGCGCCGTGGAGATCGCACCAACACAGGTGACAG AGACGGATGAGTGCAAGCTGAACCGCAATATCTGTGGCCATGGAGAGTGCGTCATGAGTTTGTCGGGCTACACCTGCATCTGCTACCCGGGCTACCGCTGGCACACCCAGCGCAGGTTCTGCACAG ACGTGAACGAGTGTGAGGCAGAGCCGTGCGGCATCGGCAAGGGCGTCTGCATGAACACGGGTGGCTCCTACAACTGCCACTGCAACCGGGGGTACCAGCTGAAGGTGCACAAGGGCGTGCGCTCCTGCGTGG ACATTGACGAGTGCTCCAAGCCTCACatctgtggggatgggggagcctgTGTCAACTACCCTGGGCACTACAAGTGTGAATGCCATCCCGGCTACCGTCTCAAGCCTTCCCGCCAGCCCCTCTGCGAAG ACATTGATGAGTGCCTGGACACTGGCATCTGCCCCGACGGGAAGTGTGAGAACCGGCCAGGCACCTACAAATGCAGCCCCTGCCCACCGGGCTTCCGGGGCCAGCATGGGATTTGCTATG atgTGAATGAGTGTGAGGATGGGGGGCTTTGCCCCAACGGGGTCTGTGTCAACACCCTGGGCTCCTTTAAGTGCCAATGCCCAGCTGGCTTCCACTCGGTGAAGGACAGGCCACGCTGCGAAG ACATTAACGAGTGTGACTTCCCGGCTGCCTGCATCGGGGGCGAGTGTGTCAATTCTGTGGGCTCCTACCGCTGCCTGTGCCACGCTGGGTACAAGCTGGTGAATGGCAGGAAGTGCCAAG ATATCGATGAGTGTGCACTGGACCCCAGCTTGTGCCTGCCCCATGGGGCATGCGAGAACGTGGATGGTTCCTACATGTGCGTGTGCGATGAGGGATACACCCCATCTGAGGATCAACACAGCTGTGAGG ATTTGGAGCCCCCCGACAACAAGAAGGAATGCTACCTGAACTTTGATGACACCGTCTTCTGTGACAGTGTCCTGGCCACCAACATCACCCGCCAGGAGTGCTGCTGCTcactgggggctggctggggtgaCCACTGTGAGATCTACCCCTGTCCTGTGCCCAACTCAG ctgagtTCCACTCCCTCTGCCCTGACGGGAAAGGATTCATCCTGGATGACAACATCCTGAACTATGGCATCCCTGCCCACAGGG ACATTGACGAGTGCAGCCTGTTCAGGGAGGAGATCTGCAAGGAGGGGAAGTGTGTCAACACGCAGCCGGGCTACGAGTGCTACTGCAAGCAAGGCTTCTACTACGATGGCAACCTGCTCGAGTGTGTGG atgTGGATGAGTGCCTGGACGAGTCGAACTGCGTGAACGGGCTGTGTGAGAACACGCGGGGGGCCTATGTGTGcacctgccccgcccctgccgtCTACAACCCCACCCACAAGAAGTGCCTGGCACCCAGTGAGATCG ATGTGGACGAGTGCCGGGACCCCGGGGCCTGCCGGCACGGGCGTTGCATCAACACACTGGGCTCCTTCTACTGTGAGTGCAGCCTGCCCTGGATGCTGGATCCCAGTGGCAAGGAGTGCCAGCTCCCCGACATGCAGGCAG ACCGGGCAGCTGACCGGCGCGACATCTGCTGGCAGCACCGGGGGGAGGATAGCATGTGCGCCTCACCGCTCAACGGCTACCACCTGACCTACGAGGAGTGCTGCTGTCGCTACGGCAAAGGCTGGGGCTTCCAGTGCCGTGCGTGCCCCCCCCGCAACCCAG GGCAGCAGTGTCAGCCATCTCAGAGCGAGAGCAACTCCTTCTGGGACCTCAGCCCCTTGTTCCTGGGCAAGTCCCGCAAAG AGGATGACACCTCAGAGGAGGATTCAGATGAATGTCACTGCCTGAACGGCCGCTGCGTCCGGACCTACCACGGTGCAGTTTGCGAATGCCCTGCTGGCTTCCAGCTAGACGCCACCCGCATCCGCTGCCTGG ACATCGACGAGTGCCGGGAGCTGAACCAGCGAGGCCTGCTGTGCAAGAACGAGCGCTGCATCAACACCAGTGGCTCATACCGCTGTGCCTGCAAGCCAGGCTTTGTCCGATCCCGCCACCATGGAGGCATGTGCATCCCCCAGCGTCGCCGATAG